A genomic region of Balaenoptera acutorostrata chromosome 4, mBalAcu1.1, whole genome shotgun sequence contains the following coding sequences:
- the CPOX gene encoding oxygen-dependent coproporphyrinogen-III oxidase, mitochondrial, translating to MAMHLGRLTAGPCWLAARGGCGELRSWSLRCAAGRFCRPPGTACPEQSRGLGYGPTAGGGPRLRTGLAAGLAGLAGLAAAAFGHMERAEMVSKSSGPPSPSPGRPEEEDDELARRCSCFMASPVTDLHELRRRPGDMKTKMELLILETQAQVCQALAQVDGGARFSVDRWERKEGGGGISCVLQDGNVFEKAGVSISVVHGNLSEEAAKQMRSRGKKLKTKDGKLPFSAMGVSSVIHPKNPHAPTIHFNYRYFEVEEADGNKQWWFGGGCDLTPTYLNQEDAVHFHRTLKEACDQHGPDLYPKFKKWCDDYFFIAHRGERRGIGGIFFDDLDSPSKEEVFRFVQSCTQAVIPSYIPLVKKHCDDSFTPREKLWQQLRRGRYVEFNLLYDRGTKFGLFTPGSRIESILMSLPLTARWEYMHSPSENSKEAEIVDVLRHPRDWVH from the exons ATGGCCATGCACCTGGGCAGGCTGACCGCGGGCCCCTGCTGGCTCGCGGCGCGGGGCGGCTGCGGGGAGCTGCGCTCTTGGTCCCTGCGCTGCGCGGCCGGACGCTTCTGCCGCCCCCCTGGCACCGCTTGCCCCGAGCAGAGCCGCGGGCTGGGGTACGGCCCTACTGCGGGAGGCGGCCCCCGGCTGAGGACCGGGCTGGCCGCGGGGCTGGCGGGGCTGGCCGGGCTGGCCGCCGCCGCCTTCGGGCACATGGAGCGGGCGGAGATGGTGAGCAAGAGCTCGGGGCCGCCGAGCCCCTCGCCGGGGAGGCCGGAGGAGGAGGACGACGAGCTGGCCCGCCGCTGCAGCTGCTTCATGGCCTCGCCTGTGACCGACCTGCACGAGCTGCGGAGGAGGCCGGGCGACATGAAGACCAAGATGGAGCTGCTGATCCTGGAGACCCAGGCCCAGGTGTGCCAGGCGCTGGCACAGGTGGACGGGGGCGCCCGCTTCTCTGTGGACcggtgggagaggaaggaag GAGGTGGTGGCATCAGCTGTGTACTTCAAGACGGGAATGTTTTTGAAAAGGCCGGGGTGAGCATTTCTGTTGTTCATGGAAATCTTTCTGAGGAAGCAGCAAAACAGAtgagaagcagaggaaaaaagCTGAAGACGAAAGATG GTAAATTGCCGTTTTCTGCTATGGGCGTGAGCTCTGTTATCCACCCCAAGAATCCACATGCTCCTACCATCCATTTCAACTACAGATACTTTGAAGTAGAAGAAGCCGACG GTAACAAGCAGTGGTGGTTTGGTGGTGGATGTGACCTTACCCCAACATACTTGAACCAAGAGGATGCAGTGCATTTTCACAGGACTCTAAAGGAGGCTTGTGACCAGCATGGTCCGGATCTCtaccccaaatttaaaaaatg GTGTGACGATTACTTTTTTATAGCCCATCGTGGGGAGCGGAGGGGCATCgggggtatcttttttgatgaccttgactcTCCATCCAAGGAGGAGGTCTTTCGCTTTGTGCAGAGCTGTACCCAGGCTGTCATTCCTTCTTATATCCCCCTTGTGAAAAAGCACTGTGATGACTCCTTCACCCCCCGGGAGAAGTTGTGGCAGCAGCTCCGGAGAGGACG GTATGTAGAATTTAACCTGCTGTATGATCGGGGTACAAAGTTTGGCCTCTTCACTCCAGGATCCAGGATAGAAAGCATCTTGATGTCTTTACCTCTCACCGCCCG ATGGGAGTACATGCATTCACCCTCAGAGAACTCCAAAGAAGCTGAAATTGTGGACGTTTTGCGCCATCCAAGGGACTGGGTGCATTGA